The following coding sequences are from one Brienomyrus brachyistius isolate T26 chromosome 2, BBRACH_0.4, whole genome shotgun sequence window:
- the gins4 gene encoding DNA replication complex GINS protein SLD5, protein MADAFSEASDRSEDDSQDVMTPAELIAKLEQAWLNEKFSPELMESKSEIVECVMEQLTHMEGNLQRVKKGDIKASIHRMEIDRIRFVLSSYLRSRLRKIEKYFPHILEKEKSRAEGDPSFLSPEEFAFAKEYLANTETYLKAVALRHMPPNLQTVEMLKAVPKPCLDSFVFLRVHERQENILVEPETDEQREYAIDLEEGSQHLMRYSTIAPLVASGAVQLI, encoded by the exons ATGGCCGATGCGTTTTCCGAAGCAAGTGACAGAAGTGAGGATGACAGTCAGGATGTAATGACCCCGGCAGAGTTGATTGCTAAATTGGAACAG GCCTGGCTGAACGAGAAGTTTTCCCCTGAGCTAATGGAGAGTAAGTCTGAGATCGTGGAGTGTGTGATGGAGCAGCTGACCCACATG GAGGGGAATCTGCAACGGGTGAAGAAAGGCGATATCAAGGCCAGCATCCACCGGATGGAGATAGACCGGATCCGTTTTGTCCTCAGCAGCTACCTCCGTTCCCGGCTTCGAAAG ATAGAGAAGTACTTCCCTCACATCTTGGAAAAGGAGAAATCCCGCGCCGAAGGAGACCCGTCCTTTCTGTCCCCGGAAGAGTTCGCCTTTGCCAAAGA GTATCTGGCAAACACAGAAACCTACCTGAAGGCTGTTGCTCTAAGACACATGCCACCCAATCTGCAGACTGTGGAAATGCTGAAAGCCG TGCCCAAGCCCTGTCTGGATTCTTTTGTGTTCCTGCGTGTCCATGAGCGTCAGGAGAACATCCTGGTGGAACCTGAGACAGATGAGCAGAG GGAATATGCCATCGACTTGGAGGAAGGCTCCCAGCACCTAATGCGATACAGCACTATAGCACCCCTAGTGGCCAGTGGAGCAGTGCAGCTAATATAG